The following DNA comes from Erigeron canadensis isolate Cc75 chromosome 3, C_canadensis_v1, whole genome shotgun sequence.
taaatatgaaaaattgtaattttttcacacttatatttGTGGAAAGAAAAAGTTCACaccaaaaagtgtaaacaaatgtcaaaaatattcacatttaaaagtgtaaaagtcaAATTGTATCACCTAAATTCTTTACACCTCTCTTATGCGAAGAAATTTAGTGTTACAAATTAATCTTCACAtttctaagtgtgaacaattaagATACTTTtacacacttaaaagtgtgaaacttttttttttccacataaaagtgtgaaaaatttataattttttaaattttttcacacttttaaaagtgaatactttttaaacttttttaagtgtgaacaaattaagcaATTTCTTTACACTTGTTTTAAGTTGGTATGAAtaaatgatatattatttttgtagtGAGGGTTTTGTTTAAGGGAAATAATCCTTCCACAACCATTTTTAGCCATATACAACACTGTATGTATTATACAGTTGTACAGTACAATCTTATAATGCAAACATTGTTGTGTATGACAAAAACATGTGTAAGGATCACCTCCCtttgtttaacttttttgaGTATATATAGAGCTATTTGTATTTAACGAGTTCAACTAATATAGTTGGAGTTAGTTTAATTATGATCATATAAACTAGTTTATTTGAATCTTAAtacaaatttagttaaaatagAGTTGTCCTAAATATTAATCACTATACTTTcatattaaaacaatattacAATGTATTTCTCATTTGGACTGTTTACTGTCTTTTTtctaaataaagaaataattgaATTCTTGTCTCTGGACAATTGGGCCAGGTTTCTGAAAGCCTTAGTACTCAAAATCATAATAGCCCCGGGACTCGATAAACTGTTAGGCTGTTAGCAAAATAAGGCCCAAATTCTAAAGACGCTATCTCAATTAAACGGGTCAGGCAAGGCAacttcttttccttcttttttgatttcttcTTTTCTCTTAAACGGGTTCGAtactcatcccatgcaaaggttgaagGGTCTTTCTACCATTTAAGTAAAAactgaaagcagcctctctacttaggtagaggtaaggtctgcctacatcttaacctctccATACaccggaaggcggcactgagcagttacttacttacttacttctagattaaaaaatttagtACCAACTTAACGATTAGTCAGGCGCCATTTATTTTAAGGGAAACGATATTTGTACAATTAATTTTTATAGatgtaccacaatgtacaaGCCGTATTGCTAAATGTATAAGTTAACAATGCACAGTTGTGGTACATCTATCAAAAGaagtggtacgaatatcacttccatTATTTTAAGgccttattttaataaaaactacaTCACAATTGGAAATTAACCTTATCAGTTGACAATATACATTTTTAAGcaacataatttatttataaaattaatatctatttttaatatgttaataaaataacaaagttCTAAAATGTGTTATTTGATTacatttgatttttcttttgaaaataaaagtctTTCGATTATCAAATACTACTTAGTTCTTTCATGCTAGAATGAATTTCATTCATTTTTTAATCGatatttaataaacaaagtTTCTACTACTATACACTGTTTATCAGATATAAAGCATTTTAATAACTGTATTCCGTATCTGTTATACTagtaaacattttattattattattataattataattagtataaatactacaacaaaaatgtcaattGCTCACATTTATTTCATCGTATttctaaaaagtgtgaaaaaatatgttaatttatttcattgcattttgtttaaaaaaaattcacatttaaaagtgtgaaaaaaattcaaaaattatactttttttcacaaatataaatgtataaacaaaatattcacacttaaaagtatgaacaaatgtcaaacattttcacacttaaaagtgtaagTAATTTGTGACACCAAAATTCCCCACACAAGAGAAAGTGCGAGGAAtttgagtgtgacaaattagctctcacacttttaagtgtgaacagttatatattatttttacacattttaaaatgtgaacattttgtttatatatatataattgtgaaaagAGTTTGATTCTTTaactttattcacacttttaaatgtgagtttttttcaaacatttataagtgtgaataaattaacaattttttaaacatttttaaaaagtgcgAAAAAAATGGgtgttaaaaagtaaaatatttgtTGTACTGAAATAAATAAAGGATAATGACCTGTGAGTGTAGCTAACTAAgccaaaatgtctatgtaatgtaaccacctTTAAAGTCATCTATGTAATGCAACGAAAAACGTATTTGTGTCTATGTGATGTATGTAACCGGCTAATCTATAAGTTACCAATCATCAAAAGGTTAAAACATGGTTTAtttcatataattaaaaaaaaaaactcaacaacTTGATTAACCATGGCTAAACTGGTTTTATTTCCTCCTATTGCAGCTAGAAGGTGAACGTAATAAAGGGAATATCTACATCATATCTATATCTCTGGTAAAGTGTAtatctatatcatcatcatcgatTCATCCATtcacacaaaatatatatcttcCGTTAAAGAAATATAATACTCTAGTATTCCATTCATCCTTCCATTCTCactaaatcaaatatatatatatatatatacacatatcagAATGACAATAAATCTGAAAGATGAGAGTGAGGTGGTGGTGCAAGTGATTACCGATAGTAGTGGCGGTGCGTGGTGGTGCCTCGTGAAGAGGCAAAACAATTGCTGCTGTTGCTTCTTGTTTTATAAACCTCGCAGCCACCAACAAAAATTGTCGCTGGAATTACGGTGGGGGAGATCTATAGGTGTGTATGTATagatctatatgtatataaatcataatatgtatagatctatatgtatatatattaataggaATATGTATAGGTCTATGGCCAGATTTTTCTTACAGTGATGAGGGGGCTGCTGCTCTTGGGATGGTCTGTAATCTGGATTTTAGATAGAAAGACAACATACACACTCTAAAATTGTGGATACATACATACCATTTATCCTCTAAACTAAGACTGGCTTGTGTATCTAAAGGTGTCTTTAGAAGGGTTCGACCTGATTCTGCTTCAACGACCCACTTCTCAAATTCCATTACAAGTGAAGCAGCAATATCTTGCATCATTGTTTGCAAGTGAAATTCCTGAGCACGCTGATTCGAAGGAAGAAATAAAACCAGTTTAGCCATGGTTAATCAAGtagttgagttttttttttttttttcattttatatgaaataaatcATGTTTTAACCTTTTGATGACCGGTAACCTATAGAGTAGCCGGTTACATTCATCACATAGATACAAATACGTTTTTCGTTGCATTGCATAGACGActttaaagatgattacattTCATAGACATTTTTGCTTAGTTAGCTACACTCACATGTCATTATCCCAATAAATAACAATAGCGCGCTTACATATATTAGATTCATGACCACTAAAAAGCAAACCAATAATACAACTATTTTGATTATTCTGTATTCATTAAACAGAGAAAacacacaaaaagaaaaaccgTATGGTAATTAAGCCTCCGTTTATATCCATCTGATAAATTGGATCTAGTTGAAGGCTGATCATTATTCCTCTGTACTAAGTGGGTTTTGCTAATAAACCCCAGCCCGAACACGCCATGACGTCTTTAGTCAAGCCGCGTCACACCACCATCAGTAGCAGGAGTTATACTCTCATGACCTCCACCAGCAACTGTTGTCGTTGGTGGCGGTCAGTGCTTAACGGGGAGACCTTCCCGGGCAATTTTAGCAAGCAATGTAGCAGCCAAAGGAATGCCATCACATTTTTTCAATATCTCTTTTTTCAAACGTGTCAGATCCTCAGGGAATTCCCTCTCATCTTCATCATATCCTTTCACATTGTCTTTAAATATCTCATCAATGATTGCGTCCGTTTGCCGCTTCATAACCGTCAAACTAGCTTCTTTCCCGAGCATCCTTTTCAGTAAATTTTGCGAACGGCTTGAACAAATAATCGTCCCGCCACACCCTTTTGGCAATGCATATGCCAACTCATGTCCCCAGTTCTCatccattttttctttttgtgtcAAGTGCGAAAAGAACTTGTCATCTTTGATGTCACACCACGCGTCATCAAGAACCAACAGATATCGCCTTCCGGTAAGCTGCAACCTTAGTAACAGAATCAGCCGCTTTAGCCCGTCGGTTCCCTTTTCCGCATTTTCAATGATTTTGTCTTCAACTCCTAAACACTTCAAGATCCTTGCAACAACTTCTTCTTTGTATTCGACTCTGTCTTTAGGCTGCCTAGACAGACAAACCCATATCCTTGGACAAAAGTGTTTCCTTACTGACTCGAGGTTGAAAATTTGCTGACAAAGTGTTGTTTTGCCTATACCGGCTACACCCGTGATCCCAAACACTTTGAATGGCTCGTCAAGATTTCTCATAACAAGGTCCCTCTCCATTGCCATGACAAGATGGTCAAGACCATGAACTTTCCTTGGTCCATATCTTGAACTCCATCTATAAACATCGCCTTTGTGTCTTTCGAAAATAGGATGCCTCCTCCgttcttcttcctcctcatCATCAAGAACAATACTACGAGGACGCTGAGTTACAGATCCTTCTGAGTGGTCACCAGAAAGATCTTTCCTCATTTTCTTCAAGTTTTTCTTGATGTTTTCATCACTTTTGTTAATATCTTGACCGCCTGCAGGCGCGGACTTAATGGGTGAGGTTGCTGCAAGGTTTTTGGTCATTTGCCATTCTGTGAACAAGTTGTTGAGGTAATAAAGATTTTCTCTTCTTAAACTTGGCCATTCTTTTGCAACTAATTTTGGGTTATCGTTGGTTTTCTTTCTGAGAATGTCGAGCACACCCTTGATTTCTTTGATCACTGGATCGGTTTGCTCTACTCGAGCACCTTGATTTTCAATCTCATGACTGATCCTGCGAATAAGATGTTGCTCAatctcatcatcttcatcattctCATGAGCCATTTCTCTTTTTTGACACTCTAGCTAGCTATATGCTTTCTATCTTGAGGGTTAATGAGACTTGATTGGAGATTAATGAAGGAGCTTGATTGCATGCGTTAAAAAAGAGTTGAGATTCCTTCCTTGCTgaatttaaaaggaaaataCAACTTTGGAATACCTTTTCTCCTTGTGAAGATATATAAGTATGTCCTTTAatttattcattcaaaaataaaCTTCTTTGTTAAGTGTTCCTTAAAAGACTTTGggataaaataaatttttgttcttttttagtCAACATTTACAAGAG
Coding sequences within:
- the LOC122594378 gene encoding probable disease resistance protein At5g45490: MAHENDEDDEIEQHLIRRISHEIENQGARVEQTDPVIKEIKGVLDILRKKTNDNPKLVAKEWPSLRRENLYYLNNLFTEWQMTKNLAATSPIKSAPAGGQDINKSDENIKKNLKKMRKDLSGDHSEGSVTQRPRSIVLDDEEEEERRRHPIFERHKGDVYRWSSRYGPRKVHGLDHLVMAMERDLVMRNLDEPFKVFGITGVAGIGKTTLCQQIFNLESVRKHFCPRIWVCLSRQPKDRVEYKEEVVARILKCLGVEDKIIENAEKGTDGLKRLILLLRLQLTGRRYLLVLDDAWCDIKDDKFFSHLTQKEKMDENWGHELAYALPKGCGGTIICSSRSQNLLKRMLGKEASLTVMKRQTDAIIDEIFKDNVKGYDEDEREFPEDLTRLKKEILKKCDGIPLAATLLAKIAREGLPVKH